From Pigmentibacter ruber, a single genomic window includes:
- a CDS encoding amino acid ABC transporter ATP-binding protein, with amino-acid sequence MMISPTGAYISVKNLSKKHGNLEVLRNVNLEVTPGELTVLIGPSGCGKSTLLRCLNGLETLDSGEIIINGVVLEKNSTSTQSQKDFDKKARAIRENVGMVFQSFNLFPHLTLLENITKAPIVVKKMDKKLAKEKAKELLAKVGLYSHADHYPCQLSGGQQQRAAIARALAMSPKAILYDEPTSALDPGLVHEVLQVMRTLDDEGMTQIVVTHEMRFAKDVADHIVHIQEGKIVEMGTPEQIFTSPVDERTRHFLRNFN; translated from the coding sequence ATGATGATAAGCCCAACAGGCGCATATATTTCTGTCAAAAATTTATCAAAAAAACATGGCAATTTAGAAGTTTTACGTAACGTAAACTTAGAAGTGACGCCAGGAGAACTTACTGTTTTAATTGGGCCTTCTGGATGCGGGAAGTCTACACTATTACGTTGTCTAAACGGTTTAGAAACCTTAGATTCTGGGGAAATCATCATAAACGGAGTTGTATTAGAGAAAAACTCTACATCAACTCAATCGCAAAAAGATTTTGATAAAAAAGCACGCGCCATTAGAGAAAATGTTGGTATGGTATTTCAGAGTTTTAACCTTTTTCCTCACCTAACTCTCTTAGAAAATATAACAAAGGCACCAATAGTTGTAAAAAAAATGGATAAAAAACTAGCTAAGGAAAAAGCTAAAGAACTGCTAGCTAAAGTTGGTTTATATTCGCACGCAGACCACTATCCTTGTCAGCTTTCAGGTGGTCAACAGCAAAGAGCAGCAATAGCTCGTGCACTTGCTATGTCACCTAAAGCAATATTGTATGATGAACCTACATCTGCATTAGATCCAGGTCTAGTGCATGAAGTGTTGCAAGTTATGCGCACACTAGATGATGAAGGAATGACTCAAATTGTTGTTACGCATGAAATGAGATTTGCTAAAGATGTAGCAGATCATATCGTACATATTCAAGAAGGTAAAATAGTTGAAATGGGAACTCCAGAACAAATTTTTACCTCACCAGTTGATGAAAGAACACGTCATTTTTTAAGAAACTTTAACTGA
- a CDS encoding substrate-binding periplasmic protein, with amino-acid sequence MKISLKFFSLFHFNFILFFFLLIKSQISYAKFFEIYIDLNPPYSTSVHTKKGLFSEIIDEALTAGNIPHHFLLKGDRIKNYNIHNENRLLLFYYFRTPERENNYNWIIPLFDDYTCLFNLRTSKEISSINALKGLSRIGTINGGAGESILKSFGLEGQIYYCRDEDSCIDRLRKNEVDAWITQKIKANYFLKKYKIQSELNNYFQIYDSQGWLASSLNLTQTDIDLLRKTLRKFMATSKFLAILKKYDAIMTSNSDEFKDIYQ; translated from the coding sequence AAATCACAAATATCATATGCAAAATTTTTCGAAATTTATATTGATCTCAACCCACCTTACTCTACTTCTGTTCATACTAAAAAAGGTTTATTCAGCGAAATTATAGATGAAGCATTAACCGCGGGTAACATTCCGCATCATTTCTTACTCAAGGGAGACAGAATCAAAAATTATAATATCCATAACGAAAATAGATTACTTTTATTTTATTACTTCAGAACACCGGAAAGAGAAAATAATTATAACTGGATAATCCCACTTTTTGATGACTACACGTGTCTCTTTAATCTTAGGACCTCAAAAGAAATAAGCAGTATAAATGCCCTCAAAGGACTTTCTCGAATAGGTACTATTAATGGCGGTGCTGGCGAAAGTATTTTAAAATCATTCGGACTGGAAGGGCAGATATATTACTGTCGGGATGAAGATAGCTGTATTGATAGACTAAGGAAGAATGAAGTTGATGCCTGGATAACTCAAAAAATAAAGGCAAATTACTTTCTAAAAAAGTATAAAATTCAAAGCGAACTCAATAATTATTTCCAAATTTATGACAGTCAGGGATGGTTAGCAAGCTCATTAAATTTAACTCAAACTGATATTGATCTTCTTCGAAAGACTCTTCGTAAATTTATGGCTACATCGAAATTTTTAGCAATTTTAAAAAAATATGACGCAATTATGACTTCCAACAGTGATGAATTCAAAGATATCTATCAATAG